From the genome of Phoenix dactylifera cultivar Barhee BC4 chromosome 5, palm_55x_up_171113_PBpolish2nd_filt_p, whole genome shotgun sequence:
AGCAACAATAAGTTTATAAATAACAATAAGTTTCATCAAGTAACCACACAGTCAAAGTAACAATAGCTTATAAAGATACTCCTAGTACAATATCACCATGCAGGTCCATGGACAGCTCAAGGGTCAAGGTTAGAGTCTACTACTCTACTACAGGAGGCCAAACAAGAAGAAGACGGTAAAGGAAAAGGGCAAACAGCTTTGAGCAAGATCAATGAGGATCAGCAGATTTAACCTGCTGGTGGGTACAGATCAAGCAACAATGAATTAAATACCAGACAAGCCCATGCATCTTATAGATAATATGACCCTATCCAGTTGCTACCCCTAGTTGCTCCAACTACAACACTTGAATTAGAAATCAATGACAATGCATGAGCCACCATAGAATCATAACAAATTTAAGAATTATTGATGCTTGATTATAAGGCACAAGGAGGATTCGTTTGCAAAAAGAAAACATGCAAAGTACATATTCCATCATCAGCTAACAAAAATACTAAGGGACCACCAGATGAAAAGGTAGTCTAAATATATTTCATGTTTGTCTTTTCGTATGCATAAAAGTGATTTATAACTCCCTACCACAGCATATTCTAGAATATTCTGGTTAACATAAATAGGGCTGTGGGCTAAACAACAAATAACAGACCACATCTCATGTGTGTAACCCCTGTTTGTGGGCGACGTGTTGATTTTTAATCATCTGAGCATAATAGTGTTAACAAGAAGCTAAGTAGTGGTTTGGAGTTGTCAATGTGGTGTTTATTGGTTTCAAGATGCTTATCACAAAAAACATAAATCTGTGATTTTCAGAGTCTGATATTTTTACATAGGTCTCTTACATCATTTCTTGATTAAATCAGTCACTTATTgtcaaaaattgaaaaataaggtTTGCTGAGTTTATCAAGGGGCACCTTAAGTTTATCTTCTCAATTAATCTCTACATTTATATCTATAGCGAGGGGCAAGGATCAAAAACTGTACAAAATCAAGAGATCATATCCAACCATACCACAGGTCACAGCAATGAAGCATACGGTCCTCCGACTAGAAAATCTGAGTCACCAATCCTTGTTAAAGGGATCAAAATAAACTAGAGCATGACCAATAATTCAACAAGGATTTGTGTCTCTCAACCTTCAAAAACAAGAATCTGTCAAAAGTTTTATATCACTGGAATTCTTAACTATTAATCTAACTAGTCTGGATATGCAAAAAATGCACCTCTAACTAAATGTAAACAAACAAACAACCCCATTCATATCATTGTCATTCTTTCTTGCACAAAGTATACATGAAATCAACGTTTCCTTCCCCAACTCCAGAACATCCCATCTCTACAAATTCCATTATCATCACAAACCCTCATATAATCTCAAAATTATCAGCCTTCTAACATGCAACAACTTTTCCCTATAATATCATCGCtggaaagaaatagaaaaatgaTATTGTGATCTGTTTCAGCTAAATACTGCATAACCCAGACACTCCTTTAATCTCCCAAAGCCACTTTGTAGCGAAGTCCATAAAATCTGACCACCTGATTTCTCATTGCAACTTTAAGTTTCTCAATTTATTCTTGGAATAAATACATGCCGCATTTAACTTGACCATGTTTGCAATTCTGTATACCACCTATTCTCTTATCACACTATCCTCCTAATCCCTCGAACTGTAGGTCTAATTTTCATTAGTTACCTATATTAGTACTTAGCTTACGCTTTGCTTTTCCTTCAACAAAAAAATCCATTGCTTTATCATCCAAACATTGTCAACTTCCTAGATGTcaaattctcttttcttttaatcaTAACTTTCATTACCTTACAGCCCAACTCCAATTTTGTAGTTCCTCCATCCcatgatgccttgatcttgaTTTTACTGGTTAAGAAGCTATCAGAATCAGCTTTCAATATCAGCATCTTCCCCATCTTTCTCCCACACCATAACTACCAGACCCTCCTCTAAACTTTCCAAGCCAACCATCTTAATTCTAACATGAAAAAGGTGAAAAAGGAGATAGAAGCCAACCTCTTCTATCTTTAACCTCAAGGACATACCAAAAGCCCTCCTCTTTTCACTCTGACAACTACCCAGATCCTTGTCAATTCTCCACAATCTGCCCATCCCACCATTTCACTAGCCCTTTTCACCAAGAAGATGGAAGAAGTCATATCACATTAGTTGCTGAAATTTAAGTAAGTTTTTGCAAATGGAATacaaatttaacaaaaaaatgaaattcTTAGAATTGGTAATGATAGGATCAGTCTGTTTTTCATAAAACATAGTATATTGTGCCACTTTTCCTTCGCTACTTATATATTTACCACATGGAATATGAAATTCACATTATATAGCAACAATACATTTAGAATTCCTAAAGCATGCTAGGAAAAGTTACGAGTCATCCGTATGTTGTACTCAAAACTCAggctaaagaattttttttataaaaaaaacatatacCGGCATCATCAAAGTAGCAACCAATTCCAGTTGCAGATATCCCAACACCATGTGCTTCAAGGTATAATACTTGACCAAGAACTCCAGTCTCCCAGAATAGACGAGGATACATCCAAGCATTCCTTTCCCGCAAAACTGGCTCAAAACGAGCTACCATGCCTAGGCTGAAGCACCCATCCGAGGCAATATCCTGCATTTGAGGACAGAGATGGATGAGAGCAAAGAAAGACTCTAACAAGCACATAGGAAATATTAAAGCACCATACCTGATGGCAAGACAGCTGCTTGGCTAGCTCCTGACAGTTCCCTCTCGCAAGCCTATACAGGGGGAGGCCAGCAGGGCAACCCTCCGGCTTCACCCACTCAAACTCCGGCCTCATCGCCCGCCTCAGGCCATCGAAATGGTCCTCATTCCTCACCAAGAAATACAAGCCCTGAGGCAAATTTGCGACCCTGTGAACAAACAGAGCAGCATGCACCTCCGCATCCCAACTCAGAACCCTGAATGGCAGTGCGAATTGCTTCCCCTGCTTCTCCCCCGGTCCCACCTCCCCCGAAGGAAGGCAATGCAACAGTATCTGATAGAAAGTTTCCctcttcatcacatgaacgcCATCCATATCAACCGCACTCCTCCGCTTCCTGACCACCTCCCGAACCGTGAGACCTTTGTATAAACTTTCTGATATCAATCCGCTCTCGTGGAAGGGATTTACGGAGAAACGATCGCTGGGCGTCGGTGGCTTCTTCACGGCCTCGGCTGTCCGGTAGATGATATCCCAGCAAACATGGTCCTTGCTGAGAGAATCGGGGGTACCCGAGCCACTCCAAAGACGGAAACCGGGAGAGGGCGCCTCTGAGAGCGGAGTAGTCAACGGAGGGCGCAGCGCCgaaggggaagaggaggagggcgcaGTCGGGATGCTGGGATTCGATCCAAGGGAAGCGGCCGCGGACGGGTCGGTCGCGGAGCTGGGAAGGCGGCGGACGGTCGGCGCGGTGAAGGCCGAGGAGGCGGTCGAGGTCGTCGTGGCCAAGGACGTCGAGGAGGCGGGCGTCCCAGCCGAGGGAAGCAGCAGCGAGGGCGACGGCGGCGAGGGCGTGGCCGACGTCGTGGTTGCAGTAGCGGAGGGCGCGCTCGCCGTACTTCCAAGCCTCGCGCCAGAAGATGGAAGAGAGAACGAGGAGAAGCACGGAGCCGCCATGAttggggaagagggaagaggttTCGAGGCGGGCGCGGAGCTGGAGGGAGTGGTCCTTGGGGGAGTAATGGGCGAGGAAAGgggaagaggagagaggggagtTGCCGTCGGGGAGAGGTAGCGAGAGGAGGTGGGCTTCGGTGGGGTGGAGGTTGCCGCTGCTGGGGTTGACGCGGAGGGACCAGGTGGAGAGGCCGGTGGTCTTCCAggcggagagggagagggagtcgTAGAGGAGGCGGGAGAGGAAGGCGTGGGAAAGCGGGTGAGGTGGTgaaggaaa
Proteins encoded in this window:
- the LOC103702788 gene encoding LOW QUALITY PROTEIN: uncharacterized protein LOC103702788 (The sequence of the model RefSeq protein was modified relative to this genomic sequence to represent the inferred CDS: deleted 1 base in 1 codon); the protein is MACISAAPNRTFFSLPTIPSPPSRNRGEARSRRRGIARRKRGMCLCFFLPHSPSRISFCFPSPPIMSRRTLRSTAPAMHSNPSPPPLPSQYHQEEQLQSQQQALKYHNQTKHSLTNGYARGPRGLDWANQPNPFLRFLSSPLHPLLHFPPLPGDSPRYHSLFSSFPSPPHPLSHAFLSRLLYDSLSLSAWKTTGLSTWSLRVNPSSGNLHPTEAHLLSLPLPDGNSPLSSSPFLAHYSPKDHSLQLRARLETSSLFPNHGGSVLLLVLSSIFWREAWKYGERALRYCNHDVGHALAAVALAAASLGWDARLLDVLGHDDLDRLLGLHRADRPPPSQLRDRPVRGRFPWIESQHPDCALLLFPFGAAPSVDYSALRGALSRFPSLEWLGTPDSLSKDHVCWDIIYRTAEAVKKPPTPSDRFSVNPFHESGLISESLYKGLTVREVVRKRRSAVDMDGVHVMKRETFYQILLHCLPSGEVGPGEKQGKQFALPFRVLSWDAEVHAALFVHRVANLPQGLYFLVRNEDHFDGLRRAMRPEFEWVKPEGCPAGLPLYRLARGNCQELAKQLSCHQDIASDGCFSLGMVARFEPVLRERNAWMYPRLFWETGVLGQVLYLEAHGVGISATGIGCYFDDAVHEVLGLKDLEFQSLYHFTVGSPVLDKRIMSLPAYPGPGIDA